In Rhizobiales bacterium NRL2, a genomic segment contains:
- a CDS encoding transposase yields MAPLRGWGQRGERLIGKSPHGRWRTYTFLAALRSDRVEAPCLFDGPINGKRFRAWVEQALVPKLKAGDVVVMDNLGSHKGKAVRQAIRRAGAHLLFLPAYSPDLNPIEQLFSKLKHWLRRQQARTCDTLCNAIANTLDNLTARECANYIRNAGYASI; encoded by the coding sequence ATGGCCCCGCTCCGGGGTTGGGGCCAACGCGGCGAGCGGCTGATCGGCAAGTCGCCGCATGGGCGCTGGCGGACCTACACCTTCCTTGCCGCCTTGCGCAGCGACCGCGTCGAGGCGCCCTGCCTGTTCGACGGGCCGATCAACGGAAAACGCTTCCGCGCCTGGGTCGAGCAGGCATTGGTCCCGAAGTTGAAGGCCGGCGATGTCGTGGTCATGGACAATCTCGGCAGCCACAAGGGCAAGGCCGTCCGGCAAGCCATCCGGCGCGCCGGCGCGCACCTGCTCTTCCTGCCCGCCTACAGTCCCGACCTGAACCCCATCGAGCAGCTCTTCTCCAAGCTCAAGCACTGGCTTCGCCGGCAGCAGGCGAGAACCTGCGATACCCTGTGCAACGCCATCGCAAACACCCTCGACAACCTCACTGCAAGGGAATGCGCCAACTACATCCGAAACGCCGGATACGCTTCAATCTAA
- a CDS encoding thiol:disulfide interchange protein, with protein MVGRSLTSDDHGAVTDRPHRRFRIAFLIPVVFFLSLAVALGWGLTRDPRELPSALIGKAVPDFSLPPVQGRTLGLSSEDLKGEVSLVNVFASWCTACRYEHPVFMRLSEQGVVPIHGINYKDRPQDAANWLDDLGDPYTRTGADLNGRVSIEWGVYGVPETFVIDRDGRIAFKQVGPVTPDVYRDKIGPLIEELRK; from the coding sequence ATGGTCGGACGCTCCTTAACTTCCGATGATCACGGCGCGGTCACCGACCGGCCGCACCGGCGGTTTCGCATCGCATTCTTGATACCAGTCGTCTTCTTCCTGAGTCTGGCGGTGGCCCTCGGCTGGGGATTGACCCGGGATCCGCGCGAGCTTCCCTCGGCGCTGATCGGCAAGGCCGTCCCCGACTTCAGCCTTCCACCCGTCCAGGGACGCACACTGGGCCTTTCGAGCGAAGACCTGAAGGGCGAGGTCTCTCTCGTCAACGTGTTCGCCTCGTGGTGCACGGCCTGCCGCTACGAGCATCCGGTGTTCATGAGGCTCAGTGAGCAAGGCGTCGTCCCCATCCACGGGATCAACTACAAGGACCGTCCCCAGGACGCCGCCAACTGGCTCGATGATCTGGGCGATCCCTATACGCGCACCGGCGCCGATCTTAACGGCCGGGTCTCGATCGAATGGGGCGTCTATGGCGTCCCCGAGACCTTCGTCATCGACCGAGACGGGCGGATCGCCTTCAAGCAGGTGGGGCCGGTCACACCAGACGTCTATCGGGATAAGATCGGACCACTGATCGAGGAGTTGCGTAAGTGA
- a CDS encoding cytochrome c oxidase assembly protein, producing the protein MVKSPERAKTETVAAPKLRQRNLMVLAAVLLVPMAMGTLVYYSVPLYRLFCEATGFGGTTRTAEEGSTTVIDREITVRFDANVASGLPWRFTAPEPVTLRLGEERVVAYRGNNIGNEPYLGTATFNVTPFKTGEYFNKIECFCFTKQLLLPGEEKEFTVNFFVDPKLVEDSNAKEVATITLSYTFFDQGREARDRYMRKHNVSYVPGSASDDTASASRRATGITAAASIRSEGSRDAAPARQ; encoded by the coding sequence ATGGTGAAAAGCCCCGAACGCGCCAAAACGGAGACAGTCGCAGCACCAAAGCTTCGACAACGAAACCTTATGGTTCTCGCAGCCGTCCTCCTCGTACCGATGGCGATGGGCACGCTCGTCTACTACTCGGTGCCGCTCTATCGGCTGTTCTGTGAAGCCACGGGTTTCGGCGGAACGACGCGGACAGCGGAAGAAGGCTCCACGACCGTCATAGATCGGGAGATCACTGTCCGCTTCGACGCCAACGTGGCGTCCGGCTTGCCCTGGCGTTTCACCGCGCCCGAGCCGGTGACGCTTCGTCTCGGCGAAGAGCGCGTTGTCGCGTACAGAGGCAACAACATCGGCAACGAACCTTACCTCGGCACGGCGACCTTCAACGTCACGCCGTTCAAGACGGGTGAATACTTCAACAAGATCGAGTGCTTCTGCTTCACCAAGCAGCTTCTCCTCCCCGGGGAGGAGAAGGAATTCACGGTGAACTTCTTCGTCGACCCCAAGCTTGTCGAAGACTCCAACGCGAAGGAAGTTGCGACAATCACTCTTTCTTACACCTTTTTCGATCAGGGCAGGGAGGCCCGCGATCGATACATGCGAAAGCACAATGTCTCATATGTGCCGGGTTCGGCGAGCGACGACACAGCATCGGCATCTCGGAGGGCAACTGGCATTACTGCGGCCGCATCGATTCGGAGCGAAGGATCTCGCGATGCAGCGCCAGCTCGGCAATAG
- a CDS encoding DDE endonuclease, translating into MRTGISFEVSPDDRCRLEALVRDRNAPQNHVWRARIVLCTADGFGTNAIMRETGKSKTCVWRWQERFAEQGVDGLFRDKTRPPGIPPLGQEVVDRVLALTFEPPPKEATHWTGTMMAAASGISVSSVQRIWRKHGLQPHRVRQFKLSTDPEFADKLRDVVGLYMDPPAHALVFSVDEKSQIQALDRTQPGLPLKKGRAGTMTHDYKRHGTTTLFAALNSLPRTRSGVLDGTVIGRNMQRHRHQEFIRFLNLIERHTPADKSIHLILDNYAAHKHPKVRAWLARHPRFTFHFVPTSCSWLNAVEGFFARLSKRRLKRGVFHSLVDLQAAINRFVAEHNQASRPFVWTADPDRIIEAVKRGDQELDSLH; encoded by the coding sequence ATGCGCACGGGTATCAGCTTCGAAGTTTCTCCGGATGACCGCTGTCGTCTTGAGGCGCTCGTCCGGGATCGGAACGCCCCTCAGAACCATGTCTGGCGAGCCCGGATCGTCCTCTGCACGGCCGACGGTTTCGGCACCAACGCGATCATGCGGGAGACTGGCAAGTCCAAGACGTGCGTCTGGCGCTGGCAGGAGAGGTTCGCCGAGCAGGGCGTGGACGGGCTCTTTCGCGACAAGACGCGGCCGCCGGGCATCCCGCCGCTCGGTCAGGAGGTGGTCGACCGGGTGTTGGCACTGACCTTCGAGCCGCCGCCGAAGGAGGCTACCCACTGGACCGGCACGATGATGGCCGCGGCCAGCGGAATCAGCGTCAGTTCCGTGCAGCGTATCTGGCGTAAGCACGGCCTGCAGCCCCACCGCGTCCGCCAGTTCAAGCTCTCCACCGATCCCGAGTTCGCCGACAAGCTGCGCGACGTCGTCGGCCTCTACATGGACCCGCCGGCGCACGCGCTCGTCTTCTCGGTCGACGAGAAGAGTCAGATCCAGGCGCTCGACCGGACCCAGCCAGGGCTGCCGCTCAAGAAGGGCCGCGCCGGCACGATGACCCACGACTACAAACGCCACGGAACGACCACGCTGTTCGCCGCGCTGAACAGCCTGCCCCGGACCCGATCCGGGGTGCTCGACGGCACCGTCATCGGGCGCAACATGCAGCGTCACCGCCACCAGGAGTTCATCCGCTTCCTCAACCTGATCGAGCGTCACACCCCCGCCGACAAGAGCATCCACCTGATCCTGGACAACTACGCCGCCCACAAGCACCCGAAGGTCCGCGCCTGGCTCGCCCGTCATCCGCGCTTCACCTTCCACTTCGTGCCGACCTCCTGCTCCTGGCTGAACGCCGTGGAAGGCTTCTTCGCCCGGCTCAGCAAGCGCCGCCTGAAGCGCGGCGTGTTCCACTCTCTGGTCGACCTGCAGGCCGCCATCAATCGCTTCGTCGCCGAGCACAACCAGGCGTCCAGGCCGTTCGTCTGGACCGCCGATCCCGACCGGATCATCGAAGCCGTCAAACGCGGGGACCAAGAGTTGGATTCGCTCCACTAG
- a CDS encoding ubiquinol-cytochrome c reductase iron-sulfur subunit, with amino-acid sequence MNTGEIAKKRHESGSETRRDFLYVMTGATVAVGTGAALWPFIDSMNPAADVIALSTIEVDLGPIELGQRITVNWRGQPVFIDHRTPEQIAAARADDGADLRDPEPDSARVIRPEWLVVIGICTHLGCVPLGQNTGDPKGGWGGWFCPCHGSHYDVSGRVRKGPAPRNLVVPPYAFLDDARIRIG; translated from the coding sequence ATGAATACCGGAGAAATCGCCAAAAAGAGACACGAATCCGGCAGTGAAACGCGCCGCGACTTCCTCTATGTGATGACCGGTGCGACGGTGGCCGTGGGCACGGGCGCTGCGCTGTGGCCGTTCATCGACAGCATGAATCCGGCAGCGGATGTCATTGCACTGTCCACAATAGAAGTGGACCTGGGGCCGATTGAGCTAGGCCAGCGGATAACGGTGAATTGGCGCGGGCAACCGGTCTTCATCGATCACCGGACGCCCGAGCAGATCGCAGCGGCACGGGCCGACGACGGCGCCGACCTGCGCGATCCGGAGCCGGATAGTGCAAGGGTGATCCGGCCGGAGTGGCTGGTGGTCATCGGGATCTGCACGCATCTCGGATGCGTGCCGCTGGGGCAGAACACCGGCGACCCGAAGGGCGGGTGGGGCGGCTGGTTCTGTCCCTGCCACGGCTCCCACTACGATGTCTCGGGCCGCGTCCGCAAGGGCCCCGCTCCCCGCAATCTGGTCGTGCCCCCGTATGCCTTCCTCGACGATGCGCGGATTCGGATCGGCTGA
- a CDS encoding transposase, with amino-acid sequence MKRAKFTEEQIIGVLKEAEAGAKTADLARRHGVSEATIYNWKSKYGGLEVSDARRLKALEGENTKLKKMLAEQMLDNAALKDLLSKKW; translated from the coding sequence ATGAAGAGAGCGAAGTTCACGGAAGAGCAGATCATCGGGGTGCTGAAGGAGGCTGAGGCTGGCGCGAAGACCGCTGATCTTGCCCGTAGGCACGGCGTATCCGAGGCGACGATCTATAACTGGAAGTCGAAGTATGGCGGGCTTGAGGTCTCGGACGCGCGGCGTCTGAAGGCCCTTGAAGGCGAGAATACCAAGCTGAAGAAGATGCTGGCGGAGCAGATGCTGGACAATGCTGCTCTGAAGGATCTGCTGTCAAAAAAGTGGTGA
- a CDS encoding c-type cytochrome biogenesis protein CcmI, which yields MSLWIIVAAMTVLTAVFLAAPLIRRHRLKAPSMTGPDLAVYHAQLRELERDLSSGLISDGEVKAARAEIERRILKAGDAHLATTQDEAPDQQGSLARRPVYAMAFVSLTMIGAIGLYLALGTLGLPSAPLAERGSPTEEHSQDLTFLVDRLAARMEANPSDPRGWLLLARSYERLGRFADSVSAYQRAINLGGREPEILAAYGEALFAAAQGVVTPQARAAFETALADDPGNPWARYYLGLAAAQAGDSRTAYDTWLALAADTPASAPWRAALEAQIRRVADQLGIASADIPMASVEKGLAPPSEEALAAAAEMSDEERAAFIRSMVDRLAARLAAEPDDYDGWMRLGRAYRVLGDRKGALHAYERAAELASTPSFDPAARRAVGRALDELRGRVPSR from the coding sequence ATGAGTCTCTGGATCATCGTGGCGGCCATGACCGTCTTGACTGCCGTCTTCCTGGCCGCCCCTCTGATTCGGCGTCACCGTCTCAAGGCTCCGTCGATGACGGGACCCGACCTCGCCGTCTATCACGCCCAACTCAGAGAGCTCGAGCGGGATCTTTCGTCGGGCCTCATCTCTGATGGCGAGGTCAAAGCCGCCCGCGCGGAGATCGAACGGCGGATCCTCAAGGCCGGCGATGCCCACCTGGCGACAACCCAAGATGAGGCACCGGATCAGCAAGGCAGCTTGGCGCGTCGGCCGGTCTATGCCATGGCCTTCGTTTCGTTGACAATGATCGGCGCTATCGGCCTGTATCTCGCACTTGGGACCCTTGGGCTCCCCAGCGCGCCGCTGGCCGAACGCGGGTCGCCAACCGAGGAACATTCGCAGGACTTGACGTTTCTGGTCGACCGCCTGGCCGCACGGATGGAGGCGAACCCCTCCGATCCCCGCGGCTGGTTGCTGCTGGCGCGCTCCTATGAACGCCTCGGGCGCTTCGCCGACAGCGTCAGCGCCTACCAGCGCGCGATCAACCTCGGCGGGCGCGAGCCCGAGATTCTGGCAGCCTACGGCGAGGCGCTGTTCGCCGCGGCTCAAGGTGTGGTCACCCCCCAAGCCCGCGCCGCCTTTGAAACGGCCCTGGCCGACGATCCGGGCAACCCTTGGGCGCGCTACTATCTCGGGCTGGCGGCAGCGCAGGCGGGCGATTCGCGGACCGCCTATGATACATGGCTGGCACTCGCCGCGGATACACCGGCCTCCGCGCCCTGGCGCGCCGCGCTGGAGGCGCAGATTCGTAGGGTCGCGGACCAGCTCGGCATTGCGTCCGCTGATATCCCAATGGCTTCCGTCGAGAAAGGGCTTGCTCCACCCTCGGAGGAGGCTCTCGCGGCAGCTGCCGAGATGAGCGATGAGGAGCGCGCCGCCTTCATCCGGTCGATGGTCGACCGTCTGGCTGCGCGGCTTGCCGCAGAGCCGGACGACTACGACGGCTGGATGCGGCTCGGCCGGGCCTACCGCGTGCTGGGTGACCGCAAGGGCGCGCTGCACGCCTACGAACGGGCGGCAGAACTTGCGAGCACGCCGTCTTTCGATCCCGCCGCGCGTCGGGCCGTCGGCCGGGCGTTGGACGAGCTTCGAGGGCGGGTTCCTAGTCGTTGA
- a CDS encoding Cu(I)-responsive transcriptional regulator, whose protein sequence is MNIGAVAEKSGVPPKTIRYYESIGLIPSADRRPNGYRSYDDIDMHTLNFIKRARGLGFSVDEVRDLLDLWHNRRRSSASVKALAVEHLETLDRKIEELRSMRRTLATLIERCRGDSRPDCPILADLADGEKMSGAR, encoded by the coding sequence ATGAACATTGGAGCCGTTGCGGAGAAGTCGGGCGTTCCGCCCAAGACGATCCGCTACTATGAGAGCATTGGCCTGATTCCTTCGGCGGACCGTCGTCCGAACGGCTATCGCAGCTATGACGACATCGACATGCATACGCTCAATTTCATCAAGCGTGCGCGCGGCCTGGGATTCTCCGTCGACGAAGTGCGCGACCTGCTCGATCTATGGCACAACAGGCGCCGTTCCAGCGCCTCTGTGAAGGCGCTGGCGGTCGAGCACCTGGAGACGCTCGACCGCAAGATCGAGGAGCTGAGGTCGATGCGCAGGACGCTCGCCACCTTGATCGAACGGTGCCGAGGCGACAGTCGGCCCGATTGTCCCATCCTCGCCGATCTGGCAGACGGCGAGAAAATGTCGGGCGCGCGATGA
- a CDS encoding transposase: MAQHFLLSAAARTLSLKAIFSEGEDAAYRRFRRLRWPQTDGAPVCPVCNCLDIYDLTTRRRFKCAACYRQFSVTSGTIFASRKLTFVDLLGAVCLFVNASKGLSAVQLSRDLDIQYKTAFVLMHKLREAMAAETRDAQLAGHVEVDGAAFGGHVRPANVRADRVDRRLLKNRSGRRRVVVTLRQRGGRTLARTFLREAEGVAFARERIAPGSSVSADEVAHWDLLEATFDVHRINHSDAYSRDGVNTNQSESSHEARTKDGVKSKEAMH; encoded by the coding sequence TTGGCACAGCACTTCCTGCTTTCGGCGGCGGCGCGGACCCTGTCGCTCAAGGCAATCTTCTCCGAAGGCGAGGACGCGGCGTATCGGCGGTTCCGACGTTTGCGCTGGCCGCAGACAGACGGGGCGCCGGTCTGTCCGGTCTGCAATTGCCTCGACATCTACGATCTGACGACACGCCGCCGCTTCAAGTGCGCCGCCTGTTACCGCCAGTTCAGCGTCACCTCGGGTACGATCTTCGCCTCGCGCAAGCTTACCTTCGTCGATCTGCTCGGCGCGGTCTGCCTGTTCGTGAATGCCTCGAAGGGGTTGTCGGCGGTCCAGCTCTCCCGCGACCTCGATATCCAATACAAGACCGCCTTCGTGCTGATGCACAAGCTGCGCGAGGCGATGGCAGCGGAGACGCGTGACGCGCAGCTCGCTGGCCATGTCGAGGTGGACGGCGCCGCGTTCGGCGGCCATGTCCGTCCCGCCAATGTCCGCGCGGACCGCGTCGATCGCCGTCTGCTCAAGAACCGCAGCGGCAGGCGGCGCGTCGTCGTCACGCTCAGACAGCGTGGCGGCCGCACGCTCGCGCGGACCTTTCTGCGTGAAGCTGAGGGGGTCGCCTTTGCCCGGGAGAGGATCGCGCCGGGATCGTCGGTCTCCGCCGACGAGGTCGCACACTGGGACCTTCTCGAGGCCACGTTCGATGTTCACCGGATCAACCATTCCGACGCCTACAGCCGCGACGGCGTCAACACCAATCAGTCCGAAAGCTCGCATGAAGCCCGGACCAAAGACGGGGTGAAGTCCAAAGAAGCCATGCACTAA
- a CDS encoding cytochrome-c oxidase gives MRSLLAILSVLTLAVFAAILMPAGAHSIKDKGELDRLMGDKEKYFQPLDKEAPDFTLLDANGNAVSRADLRGKVTVLHFIYAGCPDACPLHADRIAESQEMVNQTPMKDHVQFVTITTDPKNDTPDVLRDYGPAHGLDPVNWVFLTTRPEQPEDATRRLAEAHGHKFTTTEDGYQVHGVVTHIFDKRGRWRANFHGLKFEPTNLVTYINALTNESDAPPGHGHVEQSLWDRVMGLLSW, from the coding sequence ATGAGAAGCCTGCTCGCAATTCTTTCCGTTCTGACGCTAGCTGTGTTTGCGGCGATCTTGATGCCGGCCGGCGCGCATTCCATCAAGGACAAGGGCGAGCTCGACCGGCTGATGGGCGACAAGGAGAAGTACTTCCAGCCGCTCGACAAGGAGGCGCCGGACTTCACGCTCCTGGATGCCAACGGGAATGCGGTCAGCCGGGCTGATCTGCGCGGCAAAGTCACGGTCCTGCACTTCATCTATGCCGGGTGTCCCGATGCGTGCCCGCTGCACGCTGACCGGATCGCCGAGAGCCAAGAGATGGTGAACCAGACTCCGATGAAGGATCACGTTCAGTTCGTCACGATCACCACGGACCCCAAGAACGACACGCCCGATGTGCTGCGCGACTACGGTCCGGCACATGGACTCGATCCAGTGAATTGGGTGTTCTTAACGACGAGACCGGAGCAGCCGGAAGACGCGACCCGCCGGCTGGCCGAGGCCCACGGCCACAAGTTCACCACAACCGAGGACGGCTACCAAGTACATGGCGTGGTCACTCACATCTTCGACAAGCGGGGCCGCTGGCGCGCCAATTTCCATGGGCTGAAATTCGAGCCGACCAATCTCGTTACGTACATAAATGCCCTCACGAACGAGTCGGATGCCCCTCCGGGCCACGGTCATGTCGAGCAGAGCCTGTGGGACAGGGTGATGGGCCTGTTGTCATGGTGA
- a CDS encoding integrase, producing MVTPAAKREAVAHLRSCHEMSERRACRVINADRTSVRYLSRRGDDAELRSRLRELANQRRRFGYRRLHILLRREGVMINRKKTQRLYVEEGLAVRRRRSRRRAVGTRAPAPVMALPNQRWSLDFVHDQMVCGRRFRVLNVVDDVTRECLAAVPDTSISGQRVVRELDALIARRGKPGMIVSDNGTELTSNAVLAWCSEADVEWHYIQPGRPMQNGYVESFNGRMRDELLNETLFLSLAHARVEIAAWAEDYNRERPHSSLGYEPPAAYAAELERQWPAPLRPSGSATQPIASTAPMRNKPARL from the coding sequence GTGGTGACGCCTGCCGCGAAGCGGGAAGCTGTCGCCCATCTCCGATCCTGTCACGAGATGAGCGAACGGCGGGCGTGCCGTGTGATCAATGCCGACCGCACGAGCGTGCGCTATCTGTCCAGGCGCGGTGATGATGCCGAGCTTCGCAGCAGGCTGCGGGAACTGGCGAACCAGCGGCGGCGGTTTGGCTACAGGCGGCTGCACATCCTGCTGCGGCGTGAGGGCGTGATGATCAACCGCAAGAAGACCCAGCGGCTCTATGTCGAGGAAGGACTGGCTGTCCGGCGGCGGCGCAGCCGCAGACGTGCTGTCGGGACCAGGGCGCCTGCTCCTGTAATGGCCCTGCCGAACCAACGGTGGAGCCTCGACTTCGTCCACGATCAGATGGTCTGTGGCCGACGGTTCCGCGTGCTCAATGTCGTCGATGACGTGACCAGGGAATGCCTTGCTGCCGTGCCGGACACCTCGATCTCCGGGCAGCGGGTCGTGCGCGAGCTCGACGCACTGATCGCACGACGCGGCAAGCCGGGCATGATCGTGAGCGACAATGGGACCGAACTTACCAGCAACGCCGTGCTGGCGTGGTGCAGCGAGGCGGATGTCGAATGGCATTACATCCAGCCGGGCAGACCCATGCAGAACGGCTATGTGGAAAGTTTCAACGGACGGATGCGCGACGAGCTGCTCAACGAGACGCTGTTCCTCAGCCTGGCCCACGCCCGGGTTGAGATTGCGGCCTGGGCGGAGGACTACAATCGGGAGAGGCCCCACTCATCCTTGGGATACGAACCACCGGCGGCCTACGCCGCTGAACTGGAAAGGCAATGGCCTGCTCCGCTGCGCCCTTCGGGCTCCGCTACGCAGCCCATTGCTTCAACCGCGCCTATGCGCAACAAACCCGCCCGGCTCTAA
- a CDS encoding farnesyltranstransferase, with protein MSNVVPLKGDQENPRKGLEALRQFVGDDMEKVNAVILDKMQSDVALIPQLASHIIAAGGKRLRPMLTLAAAQLCGYREERHVALAACVEFIHTATLLHDDVVDESDLRRGNATANAVFGNQASVLVGDFLFSRAFELMVADGSLEVLGILSRASAVIAEGEVMQLITTNDTETTEDAYLDVISSKTAALFAAAARVGGVVADASRPEVEALDSYGRNLGVAFQLVDDALDYSAHKATLGKSIGDDFKEGKITLPVLLAFRRGAEEDRVFWRRCLEKLEQDDGDLEHALDLMARHNALTDTIERARHYGARARDALGIFSDGALKSAMIDAIEFTIERAY; from the coding sequence TTGTCGAATGTCGTACCGCTGAAAGGCGATCAGGAAAACCCGCGCAAGGGTCTGGAGGCCCTGCGCCAGTTCGTCGGCGACGACATGGAGAAGGTCAACGCCGTCATTCTCGACAAGATGCAGTCGGACGTGGCGCTGATCCCGCAGCTCGCCAGCCACATCATCGCCGCCGGCGGCAAGCGTCTCAGGCCCATGCTGACCCTGGCCGCGGCGCAGCTCTGCGGCTACCGCGAGGAGCGGCACGTGGCCCTGGCCGCCTGCGTCGAGTTCATCCACACCGCCACGCTGCTCCATGACGATGTCGTGGACGAAAGCGATCTCCGGCGCGGCAACGCCACCGCCAACGCCGTCTTCGGCAACCAGGCGAGCGTGCTGGTCGGCGACTTCCTGTTCTCCCGCGCCTTCGAACTGATGGTCGCCGACGGCTCGCTGGAGGTGCTGGGCATCCTCTCGCGGGCGTCCGCCGTCATCGCCGAGGGCGAGGTGATGCAGCTCATCACCACCAACGACACCGAAACCACCGAGGACGCCTATCTGGACGTCATCTCGTCCAAGACCGCGGCGCTGTTCGCCGCCGCCGCGCGCGTGGGTGGCGTGGTCGCCGATGCCAGCCGGCCCGAGGTCGAGGCGCTCGATTCCTACGGCCGCAATCTGGGCGTCGCCTTCCAGCTCGTCGACGACGCCCTCGACTATTCGGCGCACAAGGCGACCCTGGGCAAGTCCATCGGCGACGACTTCAAGGAGGGCAAGATCACCCTGCCCGTCCTGCTGGCCTTCCGCCGTGGCGCCGAGGAGGATCGGGTCTTCTGGCGGCGCTGCCTGGAGAAGCTGGAGCAGGACGACGGCGACCTGGAGCATGCGCTGGATCTGATGGCGCGCCACAACGCGCTGACCGACACCATCGAACGCGCGCGCCACTATGGCGCCAGGGCCCGCGACGCGCTGGGAATCTTCTCCGACGGCGCGCTGAAGAGCGCGATGATCGACGCCATCGAATTCACCATCGAACGGGCGTATTGA
- a CDS encoding cytochrome C biogenesis protein: MLELSSIGVLTAFAAGAISFLSPCVLPLVPGYVSYVAGESLNGPRTQRVSATKLPALGLSMLFVLGFSTVFVVLGASATALGQLLLQYRYETNIVGGAIIIAFGLFMTGLLNPSWLHREFRFHANIPGGRPVGAYVLGLAFAFGWTPCIGPVLGAILTVSAATATMSQGITLLAIYSLGLGVPFLLAAAFTGGFLAQMRVMRRFGRPLQIFAGLVMVVMGVAMMTGYLAAFSYWLLETFPGLATIG; encoded by the coding sequence ATGCTTGAGCTTTCCAGCATCGGCGTCCTGACCGCCTTCGCCGCCGGGGCGATCTCCTTTCTGTCTCCCTGCGTCCTGCCCCTCGTCCCCGGCTACGTCTCCTACGTGGCGGGCGAGAGCCTGAATGGTCCGCGGACGCAGCGCGTTTCGGCGACGAAACTTCCGGCTCTGGGCTTGAGCATGCTTTTCGTGCTGGGCTTCAGCACGGTGTTCGTCGTCCTGGGAGCGAGTGCCACGGCGCTCGGCCAGCTGCTCCTCCAGTACCGCTATGAGACGAATATTGTCGGTGGCGCCATCATCATCGCCTTCGGGCTGTTCATGACAGGACTGCTCAATCCAAGTTGGCTCCACCGCGAATTCCGGTTTCATGCGAACATCCCGGGAGGCCGGCCGGTCGGCGCGTACGTCCTCGGCCTGGCCTTTGCGTTCGGCTGGACGCCCTGCATCGGACCGGTCTTAGGCGCGATCCTCACGGTCAGCGCGGCCACGGCCACCATGTCCCAAGGCATCACCTTGCTTGCCATCTATTCGCTCGGTCTCGGCGTTCCGTTTCTGCTGGCAGCAGCGTTTACGGGGGGCTTCCTCGCACAGATGCGCGTCATGCGCCGGTTCGGCCGGCCCCTGCAGATCTTCGCCGGCCTGGTCATGGTGGTGATGGGGGTCGCAATGATGACAGGCTATCTGGCGGCCTTCTCCTATTGGCTCCTCGAGACCTTCCCGGGATTGGCGACGATTGGATGA
- a CDS encoding superoxide dismutase, which translates to MVVATGIAVLAVTAQPAFAGETSVTLHEVTKDGFSKEIGRVQLEDSEYGLLITPDLTGVEPGLHGLHVHQNPDCGPVNKDGDVIPGGAAGGHYDLKDTDQHTGPYGDGHLGDLPNVMVEPDGSVSIPVLAPRVKVADVKGRSLMIHAGADRYSGHMQHSHGKGGTRMYCCGVDRIDG; encoded by the coding sequence GTGGTGGTCGCTACCGGCATAGCCGTGCTTGCGGTCACGGCCCAGCCTGCTTTTGCGGGCGAGACCAGCGTCACACTGCACGAGGTGACAAAAGACGGGTTCAGCAAGGAGATCGGACGGGTGCAGCTCGAGGACAGCGAGTACGGCCTCCTGATCACGCCGGATCTGACAGGGGTAGAACCCGGGCTGCACGGCCTCCATGTCCATCAAAATCCGGACTGCGGACCGGTAAACAAGGATGGCGACGTGATTCCCGGGGGCGCCGCCGGCGGCCACTACGACCTGAAGGACACCGACCAGCACACGGGCCCCTACGGGGACGGCCATCTGGGTGACCTACCGAACGTGATGGTCGAACCTGATGGCTCCGTCTCGATCCCTGTCCTGGCGCCGCGCGTCAAGGTCGCGGACGTGAAGGGGCGCAGCCTGATGATCCACGCGGGCGCAGATCGCTACAGCGGCCACATGCAGCATTCGCACGGCAAAGGCGGCACCCGCATGTACTGCTGCGGCGTTGATCGAATAGACGGTTAG